In Hyperolius riggenbachi isolate aHypRig1 chromosome 1, aHypRig1.pri, whole genome shotgun sequence, the genomic window ACTTTGCTTTAAAGATCAAGATTAAATagcacagtgacagcaagcataacGTTTCAGTCATCCAGACCTTCAGACAACAGTCCCCAGTGTAAGTTTCCCGTTGGGTTCCCTCAAGCACTCTCATGCCTCCCAACCTTCCTGGTGTCACCGAGAATGTCCTGGGTTGGAAAACATGGTCTCGTGACACTCCCTTCTGTCCCTATGGCAGCAAGTGAGCCGCACTCAAAGCCAgctgtagacaccagggaactgtatgggggggggggggggggggggggggggactagacaccacagaaatgtataggggatggaAATTTCCACTAGACACCAAAGAACTACAGGTGTTGGACAAAATAAAGGaaccaccttgaaaatcaacaaaatatattttaatatatagtgtaggtccaccttttgcggcaattaaagCCTCAATTCTCCAAGGTATTTatgcatacaaattgtgaatggtttccaaaggaattttagcccattcttcacttaaaacaccctccagttcttttagagacgatggcggcggaaataGACTTCTTACTTGCACCTCAGATCATCAcagacccccgccatgttttacggttgggagaaggcagtctggatgaaatgcttctttcaacTGTTttcaaacgtacactcggccagaGGTCGTaattaaggtaaacgatgattcgtcacagaaaaatcaaatttttccactgctcgagggaccaattatgGTGGTTTCTActccactctaaacgctttgaaacatttgtctttgagagcagaggtttcctaattgcagttcttccatggaatccagatttgtgcagctcctgaacagtttttgtggaaactgggttctgtaggtgttcattcagctatgtaatgattttaggagccgtgatcTTGCaaacttttctaacaattcgatttagagtccgacggtctctctcagacgtcttcgactttcggccacaactgtgctttgctgagaacgtttttccttctctttcaaaggcagtcattacttttgagacagcaccccttgaaatgccaagcatttgggcagtttctgtcacagttgcgcctgccatacgagcaccaacaatttggccttttTGAAAGTCTGCGAGATCTGCCATTTTATAagttataaccaactttggtttaaatatctgtaaaaaaactattattttaattaaacatatcaaataacaaaaacaaacaaaaaaaaatgtatatgtcaagttttgattgattaaaacatgttcaaagattatgatgccaaaatgttaggcgtttccattattttggCCATCCCCTGTATATAGAgggaggggaaccactagacaccaggtaactgtgaGGGAAGGTGGTGGACCACGTGACACAAAGGAACTGTAtatgggtgggagggaggactattaaagacaccagaaaacagtatagggggagggatggagcatcactagacacaagggaactatgTTAGGGAGCCATTAGGCATCAGGGAACTATATAAGGAAGAgagggggggccattagacacgagGGAACAGTatatgggagggagagggggccaTTAGGCAATGaagtagaaggaggcactccattGGCTAGAACTTGCATTCAATTTATTACAGGTCTTGCAATAATTGAATTAATTGGATTTTAAAGAATTGATCTGGAAGAGACGCACTTCAAATGGTATTTGCCGGGGTAGACTTAAAATGGGTAGCGCCCCGTGCAAGAaaagttatctttttttttttactttttttaatttaagtcAATTTTGTTCTATCCTAATACATTCTGTACAGAGAAGTAGAAGATTGTTAGTGGTAGAATGCAAAACCTATGTTAGTGGTAGAATGCAAAACCTATGTTAATGGTCATAGGCAAACgcaagctgcccagaatcccccccccccgaccagggCCGGTGCTCGATATGGAGATCCAAAACAGAGGAATGTAGGCAGGGGagagaaacagtttgttaaggattaccactattcaaagcatatatacagGTCTTCATTGCCTGCAAAGCAATGAAGAGCTAATAGTACTGCTGAAGCAGGGCCCTGGTGGGCCCATCTAGTCTAggggccccaatgcagtcgcaaACTTTGCAACCCTTACAGCTACACCACATTCATATGGAATGGACTTGGCTTGACAGTTTCAAATAACTGCTGCTTTACAATATTAAATTTCCCAATCCAATGACATCATGGAGTTCGTTCTCAATGCCTCAGacagcgtacatttgaatacggcgctggtagacttgggcgcaggatccagctgttaaatggctggtcctgcttctgcacaagtccggggcgttttaattactattccccctccaggccgacatggatagtgggggaatgaaataatttggcttccagcgattgctggaggccgaattattgtgttttttaaacaacttcggctccgtcttctgacggagccgaccttcctcactgagcgccgctatagactgattcctattacagcctatggcggcgctggctgcgcccaaagctagcagcgctgaaaagcactgctccgcctcaGACAAGTCATCTCTGCAGCCTACAGAAGTCCTCCCTGGGGCACGCACAGCACCCTGAGAATCTAGTGTAGGAACTCGCTGCAGTAAGTATACGTATTGGTCAAATATAAATACTTAGAAGCctgggttgcaagaccagcaaccacaatATTGGGTGGGAAAGGAAATCCAGACCTCACCCAGATCTTTTAATCATCTGCGGATAAATGGATTGCACTCAAAAACTGTTAATAGTTCCGGGAAACAAAAACCTCCATCCCCCTCAAAAGGGACTTGGGAAGTAGGATGGAAGAAGTTCCAAGaacataatctatatatatatatatatatatatatatatatatatatatatatatatatatatatatatatatatatatatatatatatatatatatatatatatatatatatatatatatatatatatatatatatatatatatatatatatatatatgtgtgtgtgtgtgtgtgtgtgtgtgtagtgtggtgtgttTACCTGAATAAGTAAACCAACTAATGTAAGGTAAATATGTTCTTTAATGAAACCCTTAAAACAATGCATTTCACAGatctgagcccacttcctcagctTAAATGTAGGCAGAACAGTGGCAtagtgattagcactcttgccttgcagcactggatacCTGGTTCGAGTCCCTGCTAGGGCACtagctgcatgggtttcctctaggcacaTCCCAAAATATATAGGTTAAGTGAATTGTCTacccctaaactggccctagactacgatacatacactacacaatacatacatagacatatgactatggtaaggattatattgtgagctcctctgagggccagttaagtgacaaaacaatatactctgtacagcgccgccGAAAATGTTGACTTTTTTTTAGCTATGGACTGATTTTTCTTCCTCCCATCCCAGTCTAACCCTCAGAATCTAGGCACTAAGGCATAAATAAGTTCTGCACTGGAAACACTGGACTCACCTCAGGTACTTCATACTTTTTGATGTTTCTTTTAAAAGATGTACAAGGCAGAGCAATTCTGTAATAAAACAGTTGTACTGTATCCTATGCTTGAAGCAGTGTGCTGAGCACATGAAAAGGGATGAGCACACCATGATATTAGCAGTCACATAACAAGAAAAGCTAATAGCAGCAGATTATCACAGGAAGCCACCAGTGGccaaggcagaagatcagcagggcagccaggcaactggtattacttaaaagtaaaacatggcagcttcatataattctcaccttgggttcactttaaaggggacatTTGCACTTTAGGTTACTGACAATACAGTCTTCTAAAATGGTCATTACTTCAGCTGACCAACTCCTTTGAACCCCAACCTTCCACTGTAAAAGATTTATTTACATGATTTTACTAGGGCGACAATTACCATATTAGGAGCTTTCTCCCACTACCCAACGATTTCCATTgtcccaaaaaagaaaaaaaaaaccttgagcaACTGAACCTAGAGCAACCCAACATTCTATAAGAATAACGTACCAAGCCCACTGCCTGAGGACTAGTAGATAAGCAGCAGGGCATATAAAATATCCTGCGTGTCACTAAATTCACAGTAAACCGGATACATAATCGTTCTACAGCAATTTCTGATGAAGCCTACTGGTTACAGTAGGTTTTGCAtctgacagtggctggatagtgtactggttaagggctctgacctgggtttgaatctcacctcttcctcttcagtaagccagcacctattcagtaaggagaccttgggcaagactccctaacactgctactgcctactgagtccgCCCCAATAGAAGTTTTGTCTTGTAttgatgtgcgtgtgtgtgtgtacacatctcCCATGATGCACACGGAGATGCCCACCTCTGCTCCTCCTATATGAGCTCCTCTGTCATTTACTAATCATGGGCACATAATACAGGCTAAAGGTCTACATTTTTCCTTATCTTCATCTTTAAAACTACTTAATTTTATCTATCAActagatttttgcaatttttgtgcAGTTAAAAGTATAAAACCAGGCAGCATTAAAATTGTAATGGGTAAGGttctgtacacacatccaattttaatctgcAGATGTCTGGCCAATTTTGCCACTGCCATGTAGAAGTATGGAGagccagcagattttgaatatAATGAACAGACTGTGTGTACACTCAAACTACTTGGcaggggtaaaattggtccgtcatctgcagataaaaactggatgtgtgtacggaccttacctTCTGAAGCTCCCCACTTACCTTCGTGTTTATAGGTCAGCTCCTGACAGCCAGAGAAATACAGGCACACCAAGGCGCACAGgcagatgaagaaggagaagtaCAAGATCAGTAAGaaatcttccatcttctgtcagcAGCAAGAGGCCCCGTCACTCCCTAATATATGCCATGCAGTGGCGAGCTCGCTTCTCACACTGGTCTGCTCAATAACTGGCAGAGTCTCCTACGAAGGCTGGAATAATCATTTCCCCATTAAGCACCTGGGGTGCCTATCAGAGGCTGGCCAGTGACAGGCAGGCAGATTAAGTAATGATTAGGAAAATATAAGAGCAGCCCCTCCCTGCCAGGGGACTGGGCGCAGGTAGGCTGCTGCCTGGTTCCACATATGCCCCCAAGTCCCCAGACTATTCCATGTGAGCTGTGCACAGATAGCAACAGTAACCTGGCGCAGGCAGCCAGAGTGCACAAACAGCACAACTAAAAATACACCTTAAAACACATGCAGTTCAATAACCTCCACCGTGAAGTCACAGCTAAAAGCTTTTATCCCACATGCATTTCCAGTCCAGCACATTATGCGCAACAAAGGCCGCTACAGAGAAAAGGAATCTGAAGCTGTGGAAATTTACAGATGTGATTCTTTCCCTTACCACATAAGTGTATGGAAGATATTCAAAGAGTACCCCAAGAtttgttaaagcagcagggacagccatactatcccagaaaaaaaaacccaaaaacataTGTAGatgaatacttgttctacttaacatatgtattgtactgtccacgttttgctttcagtgaattttatatagtaaataaagagataccattatcaggcattttccatcgttACAGCCTCTGATTGAAGCCAATCCTACAGTTATTTCCTTCCTtacacttttttcccccctagaaactgcactgtcatatatagcttgctttgcaaacacgtgagcacagcatagtgattgtatttcagcagcttctgcagaagggTGAGGTGAATTTCCCTTCTTAGCCCGTCTCATGTCAAACTGAActgtcctcagccaatcagtgaggagcagtaaAATGGGAGGGGAGATATCAAGCTTTCCTTTCCTCGGCaaggtaccaaatagagccaggctgactgagaagaTTTATTTcaacagaaacatttatgattatattggaatgcttgcaatgcagggtcaggttgtaaactgcataataaacagagcagtgggtaaatgggatttgattttatggctgacaatcccactttaataaGCACATATTCAAATCTCAATACTCAAAAGGAAAGGTAAAAaccaaggatttttttttttataacagcaATACGTGTGGTGTGGCTGCTGGGCTACTGCAATCAAAGTTATTGTCCACCCCGTTCCGGAAACCAGTTCcttcacccccccctcccccccccccccccccacccccccccccacaccccccccccccccccccccccccccccccccccccccccccccccccccccccccccccccccccccaccacacacacacacaaaaaatattgACCACTGCATTTCAGCCCTGCCACAAAagaacctgctgagatcatttcggcAATCTTCTCATTAACACAGGTGAAAGTGTTGagaagcacaaggctggagatcattctgTCATGCTGATGGAGTTAGGATAGCAGACTGGATGCTTTATAAGGAGGATGCTTGAAACCATTGTTCTTCCTCTGTTAACCATGGTTACCAAGCTgatctgtcaaaaccagcctcatcagctgaacgatcgtttgtacacacgctcgatttgacgtccaaacgaccggtccgaACGATCGGtcctttggaaaaatcagacgtgt contains:
- the LOC137561546 gene encoding uncharacterized protein; its protein translation is MEDFLLILYFSFFICLCALVCLYFSGCQELTYKHEDD